Proteins encoded within one genomic window of uncultured Draconibacterium sp.:
- a CDS encoding DNA translocase FtsK 4TM domain-containing protein — protein MAFRAKKKPAKSKNKRTKKKRTPLFNREKLYFLFGLFVILVAAYLLISFVSFLFYGAADQSIMDSGWREFLFNTEVKARNKGMKLGAYLSEVIMNRGFGLASFGIVYLMAISGACILGRKTGNFLKSVWYSVVCIIWFSVALGLFLNKTDAGSAIYWGGHYGFVLSNWMRSLIGIVGLVFLLFISGLAIVVVRFDGAFNMLKGMLRRKSNEAEQEDVDTNEETIPNEEVEGEESITKVIEDDDDVVKAIFESDDEDDLLIEQPEVVIEDEIEVEEQEEESEDNIEVIPVKKEDDLNLTVAPKHEEEESDGKKPEELEDYDPTLDLASFKFPTLELLEDHKFGNAEVKNEELVANKNKIVETLRHYKIEITKIRATIGPTITLYEIVPAPGVRISKIKNLEDDIALSLAALGIRIIAPIPGRGTIGIEVPNQNPETVSMHSIIRSKRFQESKAELPVALGKTISNETFMFDLVKMPHILVAGATGQGKSVGINVIITSLLYKKHPSQLKFVFIDPKKVELNIYSVLEKHYLAKLPDAEEPVITDIQKVKNTLNSINVEMDARYDLLKAAQARNIKEYNKKFISRRLNPEKGHRFMPYIVVIIDEFADLIMTAGKEIELPIARIAQLARAVGIHMIIATQRPSTNIITGVIKANFPARIAFKVASMIDSRTILDSPGANQLIGRGDMLISQGSEMTRVQCAFVDTPEVENIVEFIGEQRGYPTAFLLPEYAGDEEPGPGEVDLRNRDELFDDAARVVVMNQMGSTSMIQRKFSIGYNRAGRLMDQLEAAGVVGPSEGSKARQVLLQDEYSLEQLLNSL, from the coding sequence AGAAAAAGCCAGCAAAATCGAAAAATAAACGTACCAAAAAGAAGCGTACACCCCTGTTTAATAGAGAAAAACTGTATTTCCTATTTGGGTTGTTCGTAATTCTGGTTGCAGCTTACCTGCTAATTTCATTTGTGTCGTTTTTATTTTACGGTGCAGCCGATCAAAGTATAATGGACTCGGGCTGGCGCGAATTCCTTTTCAATACAGAGGTAAAAGCCCGGAACAAAGGAATGAAACTGGGCGCTTATTTGTCGGAAGTTATTATGAACCGCGGTTTCGGCCTGGCGTCGTTTGGTATTGTATACCTAATGGCTATTTCAGGTGCGTGTATTTTAGGCAGAAAAACCGGCAACTTCCTGAAAAGTGTTTGGTATAGTGTTGTCTGCATTATTTGGTTTTCAGTGGCGCTGGGATTGTTTTTAAATAAAACCGATGCCGGATCGGCCATCTACTGGGGAGGCCATTACGGTTTTGTACTCAGCAACTGGATGCGATCATTGATTGGTATTGTGGGGCTTGTTTTCTTGCTGTTCATTTCCGGATTGGCGATTGTTGTGGTGCGTTTCGATGGCGCTTTTAACATGCTGAAAGGGATGTTAAGGAGAAAGTCAAACGAGGCAGAGCAAGAAGATGTTGATACGAATGAGGAGACCATTCCAAATGAAGAAGTTGAAGGAGAAGAGTCGATAACAAAAGTTATTGAAGATGACGATGATGTGGTGAAAGCCATTTTTGAGTCGGACGACGAGGATGATTTGCTGATAGAGCAGCCGGAGGTAGTGATAGAAGACGAGATTGAAGTGGAGGAGCAGGAAGAGGAAAGTGAAGATAACATTGAGGTGATTCCGGTGAAAAAGGAAGATGATCTGAATTTAACGGTTGCTCCAAAACATGAGGAAGAAGAATCGGATGGCAAGAAGCCTGAAGAACTGGAAGATTATGATCCAACACTTGATCTGGCAAGCTTTAAATTCCCGACACTGGAATTGCTGGAAGATCATAAATTTGGTAATGCTGAAGTAAAAAATGAGGAGCTGGTAGCCAACAAGAATAAAATTGTTGAAACGCTGCGTCATTATAAAATAGAGATCACGAAAATTCGGGCTACCATCGGACCGACAATTACACTTTACGAAATTGTGCCGGCTCCGGGCGTACGTATCTCGAAGATTAAAAATCTGGAAGACGACATTGCTTTGAGTTTGGCGGCACTGGGTATTCGTATCATTGCTCCGATTCCGGGGCGTGGAACCATCGGTATTGAGGTGCCAAACCAAAATCCTGAAACGGTGTCGATGCATTCTATCATTCGCTCGAAGCGGTTTCAGGAAAGCAAAGCCGAATTGCCGGTGGCTTTGGGAAAAACCATTTCGAACGAGACCTTTATGTTCGACCTGGTAAAAATGCCGCACATTCTTGTTGCCGGTGCTACCGGACAAGGTAAATCGGTAGGTATTAATGTGATCATTACTTCGTTGTTGTACAAAAAACACCCGTCGCAACTAAAGTTTGTTTTTATCGACCCGAAAAAAGTGGAGCTGAATATTTATTCGGTGCTTGAAAAACATTACCTCGCCAAATTGCCTGATGCCGAAGAGCCGGTGATCACCGATATTCAGAAAGTAAAAAATACGCTGAATTCGATAAACGTGGAGATGGATGCACGTTACGATTTGCTGAAAGCTGCACAGGCACGTAATATTAAAGAGTATAACAAGAAGTTTATATCGCGCAGGTTGAATCCGGAGAAAGGACACCGGTTTATGCCATACATTGTGGTGATTATCGATGAATTTGCCGACCTGATTATGACTGCGGGAAAAGAGATTGAATTGCCGATTGCACGAATTGCACAGCTGGCAAGGGCGGTTGGTATTCATATGATCATTGCTACACAACGTCCGTCAACCAATATTATTACCGGAGTAATTAAGGCTAACTTCCCGGCGCGAATTGCGTTTAAAGTAGCGTCGATGATCGACTCGCGTACCATTCTTGATTCGCCGGGAGCGAACCAGCTTATCGGGAGAGGAGATATGCTTATTTCGCAGGGTAGTGAAATGACGCGTGTGCAGTGTGCTTTTGTTGATACACCTGAAGTGGAAAATATTGTTGAATTTATCGGTGAGCAGCGTGGGTATCCAACAGCATTTTTATTGCCCGAGTATGCCGGCGATGAGGAGCCAGGACCGGGAGAAGTGGATCTGCGGAACCGCGATGAGTTGTTTGATGATGCAGCTCGCGTAGTGGTTATGAACCAAATGGGGTCGACATCAATGATTCAGCGAAAATTCTCGATCGGGTATAACCGGGCAGGGCGTTTAATGGATCAGTTGGAAGCTGCCGGCGTGGTAGGACCAAGCGAAGGAAGTAAAGCGCGACAGGTTTTATTGCAGGATGAATATAGTTTGGAACAGTTATTGAATAGTTTATAG
- a CDS encoding outer membrane lipoprotein carrier protein LolA, protein MKRIVLMVALVMVATLGWSQSDAQAKKILDEVSAKTKEIKSMSASFVFSMVNEEMDIDETNAGTIKIRGQKYCVQLPDLGVEVFSNGETIWNYMKDGNQVTISNIDDESSELMDPSSLFSIYERGFRSEFVDEKTEGGKTLYHINLFPDSDTYDVTKIEVAIDKAEMMIHSATLHSTDGNLYGILVKEMDTNAGFDDSEFVFNAANYDDVEVIDFR, encoded by the coding sequence ATGAAAAGGATAGTATTGATGGTTGCACTGGTAATGGTGGCAACATTAGGATGGTCGCAGAGCGATGCACAGGCGAAAAAAATTCTGGATGAGGTAAGTGCCAAAACAAAAGAGATTAAATCGATGTCGGCCAGTTTTGTGTTCTCGATGGTAAATGAGGAAATGGATATTGACGAGACCAACGCCGGTACCATAAAAATTAGAGGTCAGAAATATTGTGTGCAACTGCCCGATTTGGGAGTTGAAGTATTTTCTAATGGCGAAACAATTTGGAATTACATGAAAGACGGTAACCAGGTAACCATTTCGAATATTGATGATGAAAGCAGTGAGTTAATGGATCCTTCATCGTTATTCAGTATTTACGAGCGCGGATTCCGTTCGGAGTTTGTAGATGAAAAAACAGAAGGTGGTAAAACGCTTTATCATATCAATCTTTTCCCTGATTCGGATACTTACGATGTTACTAAAATAGAAGTGGCTATCGACAAAGCTGAAATGATGATTCACTCGGCAACGTTGCACAGCACCGATGGTAATTTGTACGGAATATTGGTGAAAGAAATGGATACAAATGCCGGCTTTGATGATTCAGAATTTGTTTTCAATGCTGCGAATTACGATGATGTTGAAGTTATTGACTTTAGATAA
- the pyk gene encoding pyruvate kinase, producing the protein MRQTKIVATISDQRCDVDFIQSLYDAGLNVARINTAHITPESGKVMVDNIRAVSDKIAILVDTKGPEIRTCQTLSDTEVKEGELVTLSYSTGVLDDVKNICVNYKGFVNDLNVGNKILVDDGETEFEVVEKHIQYLLCKVCNSGVIKKRKSINVPGVEIKLPSLTERDVEFIRFAAENQLDFIAHSFVRHKEDVNEVQKILDEHNSPIKIIAKIENMEGVDNIDEILEHAYGIMVARGDLGIELPESKIPSIQRNLVRRAILYQKPVIIATQMLHTMIEHPRPTRAEVSDVASAIYMGTDAIMLSGETAYGKYPVEAVKAMDKIAQEVEPDRDRRELTVPLKADIPAYLAQSAIRAARELKPDAIITSTTTGKTGRYLSSHRPFYPVFVKCHSRRVMRELALSFGVHPSYLEAKKNKMKIQKAAVQELVNQGTINMDDLVIYIGGRFGEDAGASFIEISTADRLFLKPKEIR; encoded by the coding sequence ATGAGACAGACCAAAATTGTTGCAACAATTTCAGATCAAAGATGTGATGTAGATTTCATTCAATCACTTTATGATGCGGGACTAAACGTTGCCCGTATTAACACCGCCCATATTACTCCCGAAAGCGGGAAAGTAATGGTTGATAATATTCGTGCGGTTTCAGATAAAATTGCAATTCTTGTTGACACGAAAGGCCCAGAAATAAGAACATGTCAAACTCTTTCGGACACAGAAGTTAAGGAAGGAGAACTGGTTACACTTTCATACTCTACCGGAGTACTGGACGATGTAAAAAATATTTGCGTGAACTACAAAGGTTTTGTTAACGACTTAAATGTTGGCAACAAAATTCTTGTGGATGACGGCGAAACTGAATTTGAAGTAGTTGAAAAGCACATTCAATATTTATTGTGTAAAGTTTGTAACTCGGGCGTTATTAAAAAGCGCAAAAGTATTAACGTACCGGGCGTAGAAATTAAACTACCATCGTTAACCGAACGCGATGTGGAGTTTATTCGCTTTGCGGCTGAAAACCAACTCGATTTTATTGCGCACTCATTTGTACGCCATAAAGAAGATGTAAATGAAGTTCAGAAGATTCTGGACGAACACAATAGCCCAATTAAGATTATTGCCAAAATCGAGAACATGGAGGGTGTTGACAATATCGACGAGATATTGGAACACGCATATGGTATTATGGTGGCTCGTGGCGACCTTGGAATTGAACTTCCGGAATCGAAGATCCCATCTATTCAACGTAATCTGGTTCGTCGTGCAATATTGTACCAAAAGCCGGTTATTATTGCCACACAAATGCTACACACTATGATTGAGCACCCAAGACCAACACGTGCCGAGGTGAGCGACGTGGCAAGTGCTATATACATGGGAACCGATGCGATAATGTTAAGTGGCGAAACAGCATACGGAAAATACCCTGTTGAAGCCGTTAAAGCGATGGATAAAATTGCGCAGGAGGTTGAACCTGACCGCGACCGTCGTGAATTGACAGTACCACTTAAAGCTGATATTCCGGCATACCTGGCACAATCGGCTATACGTGCTGCACGCGAATTAAAACCCGATGCGATTATCACATCAACCACAACAGGAAAAACAGGTCGTTACCTTTCATCGCATCGTCCGTTTTACCCGGTTTTTGTGAAATGTCATTCACGCCGTGTTATGCGCGAACTGGCACTTTCATTTGGTGTTCATCCTTCGTACCTTGAAGCGAAAAAGAACAAAATGAAGATCCAGAAAGCTGCTGTTCAGGAATTGGTAAACCAGGGAACTATTAACATGGACGACCTAGTAATTTATATAGGTGGCCGTTTTGGCGAAGATGCAGGTGCATCGTTTATCGAAATATCTACTGCAGACAGGTTATTCCTGAAGCCAAAAGAAATACGTTAA
- the aroQ gene encoding type II 3-dehydroquinate dehydratase, which translates to MKLLIINGPNLNLLGVREKSIYGTESFKSYYEQLKQDFPYLNLAYYQSNVEGELINSLHEHGFSYDGIIINAGAYTHTSVAIRDAIAGIKTPVVEVHISNTLTREDFRHKSIIGPVCKGCIMGFGLESYRLAIQSFVN; encoded by the coding sequence ATGAAGCTCTTGATTATCAATGGACCTAACTTAAACCTACTTGGAGTAAGGGAAAAGTCGATTTATGGAACAGAAAGTTTTAAAAGTTATTATGAACAATTGAAACAGGACTTCCCCTATTTAAACCTGGCCTATTATCAGTCGAACGTTGAGGGAGAGCTCATAAATTCGTTACACGAGCATGGTTTTAGCTACGATGGGATAATCATAAATGCCGGAGCTTATACACATACTTCTGTGGCTATCCGCGATGCCATTGCAGGAATAAAAACGCCCGTTGTTGAAGTGCATATTTCAAATACACTTACGCGCGAAGATTTCAGGCACAAATCAATTATTGGTCCGGTATGTAAAGGCTGTATTATGGGATTTGGACTTGAATCATATCGATTGGCAATTCAAAGTTTCGTAAATTGA
- the xerD gene encoding site-specific tyrosine recombinase XerD yields MKWEECKKGYENYLKLEKSLSQNSIAAYINDINKLEDFFDKSFKGVNPEKVVLSQLKSFVEWLNDKGVSPRTQARTISGIKSFYKYLLIEEKITSDPTALLESPKIGRKLPDILSMEEIDMLINAIDLKKSEGQRNKAMLETLYSCGLRVSELVNLKMTNLFFEQGFIKIEGKAGKERLVPVSGRAIEEINKYLGNYRKNLRVNKESENILFLNRRGRKLSRVMIFTIIKNLAANVKLDKKISPHTFRHSFATHLINGGADLRAVQEMLGHESILTTEIYTHLDKDYLKSTIHQFHPRS; encoded by the coding sequence ATGAAATGGGAGGAATGTAAAAAGGGATATGAGAATTACTTGAAGTTGGAGAAGTCATTATCGCAGAACTCGATAGCTGCATATATTAATGATATTAATAAGCTTGAGGATTTTTTTGATAAAAGCTTTAAAGGAGTAAATCCTGAAAAGGTAGTGTTGAGTCAGTTAAAAAGCTTTGTTGAATGGTTAAATGATAAAGGAGTTAGCCCAAGAACCCAGGCACGAACCATTTCCGGTATAAAATCTTTTTATAAATACCTTTTAATTGAAGAGAAGATAACCAGTGACCCGACCGCTTTGCTCGAATCGCCAAAAATCGGTCGCAAACTTCCGGATATTTTATCGATGGAAGAAATTGATATGTTGATCAATGCTATCGATCTGAAAAAATCAGAAGGTCAACGAAATAAAGCCATGTTAGAAACACTGTATAGTTGTGGTTTACGTGTTTCGGAGCTTGTAAATCTGAAAATGACAAACCTGTTTTTTGAGCAGGGATTTATAAAAATTGAAGGAAAAGCAGGTAAAGAGCGTTTGGTACCGGTTAGCGGACGAGCAATTGAAGAAATTAATAAATATCTGGGGAACTACAGAAAGAATTTGCGGGTGAATAAAGAGAGTGAAAACATTCTGTTCTTAAACCGCCGCGGAAGAAAATTAAGTAGGGTAATGATTTTTACGATTATTAAAAACTTGGCCGCTAATGTTAAATTAGATAAAAAAATCAGTCCGCATACGTTCCGTCACTCGTTTGCTACACATTTGATAAATGGAGGAGCAGATTTGCGGGCGGTACAGGAAATGTTAGGACATGAGTCGATATTAACGACTGAAATTTATACACATCTCGACAAGGATTATCTGAAGTCTACAATTCATCAGTTTCATCCACGGTCGTAA